One window of Desulfosoma sp. genomic DNA carries:
- a CDS encoding HDOD domain-containing protein, which translates to MDRDTTLQDKPVDEILGIAEKLPPFPDVVQKVMPLLQRMAPVEEIEAVIRYDQVIAAKVLALARSPHYTRAQPAKSLKDAIISLGQRALVEVILAACSARFQDDAVKGYDLQEGELWEHAVGTAIMADRIAEKIGSPDRLTIYTAGLLHDIGKTVLNHYVDHYLDRIIKAIKTRKQTFLEAEREILGIDHQELGALIATRWNFPPAVVAGIAHHHSPQKAEENRQVASIVYAANRMVAAMGIGAGVDGFLNPNQDHVLETLNLDGRSIEKLMADVFVALDETKKFLAG; encoded by the coding sequence ACCCTGCAAGATAAGCCGGTGGATGAGATCCTTGGCATCGCGGAAAAGTTACCGCCCTTTCCCGATGTGGTACAGAAAGTCATGCCTTTGCTCCAGCGCATGGCTCCGGTGGAAGAGATCGAAGCCGTCATTCGCTATGATCAGGTCATCGCTGCCAAGGTGCTTGCCCTGGCACGATCCCCTCACTACACCCGTGCACAACCGGCCAAATCTCTCAAGGACGCCATCATTTCCCTGGGCCAGCGAGCTTTGGTGGAAGTCATTCTGGCCGCCTGTTCGGCACGGTTTCAGGATGATGCGGTCAAAGGCTATGATCTTCAAGAGGGGGAACTGTGGGAACATGCCGTAGGCACTGCCATCATGGCGGATCGTATCGCCGAAAAAATCGGAAGCCCAGATCGACTCACTATTTATACCGCCGGTCTGTTGCATGATATCGGCAAGACGGTTTTGAACCATTACGTGGACCACTACCTGGACCGCATCATCAAGGCCATCAAAACCCGAAAACAAACCTTTCTGGAAGCTGAACGGGAAATCTTGGGCATCGACCATCAGGAATTGGGAGCCCTTATCGCGACACGATGGAATTTTCCGCCCGCCGTGGTCGCCGGTATCGCGCACCATCATAGTCCTCAAAAGGCCGAAGAAAACCGACAGGTTGCTTCCATCGTTTACGCGGCAAACCGCATGGTCGCCGCCATGGGGATCGGAGCGGGTGTGGACGGGTTTCTGAATCCCAACCAAGACCACGTCTTAGAAACCCTAAATCTGGATGGACGTTCCATCGAAAAACTCATGGCCGATGTTTTCGTAGCCCTGGACGAAACCAAAAAATTTCTGGCCGGCTAG
- the csrA gene encoding carbon storage regulator CsrA, with product MLILTRKVGEAIRIGDDIQVVITAVDQNKVKVGIQSPRHVPIFREELYQKIQEENRQAAAMQTEDLEEILDRLPTRTP from the coding sequence ATGCTCATACTGACCCGCAAGGTGGGCGAAGCTATTCGCATCGGGGACGATATTCAGGTGGTCATCACCGCCGTGGACCAGAACAAGGTAAAGGTAGGTATTCAAAGTCCCCGCCACGTGCCTATTTTTCGCGAGGAACTCTATCAAAAGATCCAGGAAGAAAACCGGCAGGCGGCCGCCATGCAGACCGAGGATCTGGAAGAAATTTTGGATCGTCTACCGACAAGAACACCTTGA
- a CDS encoding nucleotidyltransferase domain-containing protein, whose product MNWNIIRGRLKTFSPHHEAYVEAVLGQISAHDQDQLLACAIFGSYARKENRLNSDLDLLLILDVKEGFTQRMARFVEQIELKHESLAQELYEQEGIICEISPYILMRQEALVVHPVYYDLVSHHVIVHDPHGLIRHIVHRVEEYLTKKGAHKETVVTGWLWHVKDAEIPNVLEVAP is encoded by the coding sequence ATGAACTGGAACATCATTAGAGGTCGGCTCAAAACTTTTTCCCCGCACCACGAAGCTTATGTTGAAGCGGTCTTAGGGCAAATTTCGGCCCACGACCAAGACCAACTCCTGGCCTGCGCCATCTTCGGTTCTTACGCCCGTAAGGAAAACCGACTCAATTCTGACCTGGATCTTCTCCTTATTCTTGACGTTAAGGAAGGCTTCACCCAACGCATGGCGCGGTTCGTGGAACAAATCGAGCTAAAACATGAATCCCTGGCTCAAGAACTGTATGAACAAGAGGGGATAATTTGTGAGATCTCCCCTTACATTCTCATGCGGCAGGAGGCGCTAGTCGTCCACCCTGTTTACTATGATCTTGTGTCCCACCACGTCATCGTTCATGACCCCCACGGACTCATACGGCACATTGTGCACCGGGTGGAAGAGTATCTCACGAAAAAGGGAGCCCATAAGGAAACGGTGGTCACGGGCTGGCTCTGGCACGTAAAGGATGCCGAGATTCCCAACGTCCTCGAGGTTGCGCCATGA